One region of Dokdonia sp. 4H-3-7-5 genomic DNA includes:
- a CDS encoding DUF2480 family protein: protein MAEEIINRVAGSKLITFDLEDLYPKGKRETLDISEWLDQGFILRETQFRESIKNHDWQQYSGSFVALHCSTDAIVPAWAYMLVSTHLQDIAQKTIVGSLELLETILYTTAIANLDTTPYHGVPLIIKGCSNKPVPPNAYLLLIEKLQPVARSIMFGEACSTVPLFKKRA from the coding sequence ATGGCAGAAGAAATCATAAATAGAGTCGCCGGGAGTAAACTCATCACTTTTGATTTGGAAGATTTATATCCCAAAGGAAAGAGAGAAACACTAGATATTTCCGAATGGCTGGACCAAGGATTTATTCTACGTGAAACCCAGTTTCGCGAAAGCATAAAAAATCACGATTGGCAGCAATATTCGGGCTCATTTGTGGCTTTACACTGCAGCACAGATGCTATTGTTCCAGCGTGGGCATATATGCTTGTTTCTACCCATTTACAAGATATTGCACAAAAGACCATCGTAGGATCTCTAGAACTTCTAGAAACTATTCTTTACACCACAGCTATTGCAAATCTTGACACGACACCTTATCACGGTGTTCCATTGATAATAAAGGGATGCTCTAATAAACCAGTTCCTCCTAACGCATATTTACTGCTTATAGAAAAACTTCAGCCTGTGGCACGCAGTATTATGTTTGGAGAAGCTTGCTCTACCGTTCCTCTCTTTAAGAAGCGCGCTTAA
- a CDS encoding DUF59 domain-containing protein, whose product MEVNTEELGDKIVRVLKTIYDPEIPVDIYELGLIYDVFVNEDMDTKILMTLTTPNCPVAETLPLEVEEKVKSLKEVKDCEVEITFDPPWTQDLMSEEAKLELGML is encoded by the coding sequence ATGGAAGTAAACACAGAAGAGTTAGGAGATAAGATTGTAAGAGTACTGAAAACCATTTACGATCCAGAAATTCCTGTAGATATTTATGAGTTAGGTTTGATTTATGATGTTTTTGTAAATGAAGACATGGATACCAAAATCCTTATGACGCTTACTACACCTAACTGCCCCGTAGCCGAAACATTACCACTTGAGGTGGAAGAGAAAGTAAAATCTCTCAAAGAAGTAAAAGATTGTGAAGTGGAAATCACATTTGACCCACCATGGACACAAGACCTTATGAGTGAAGAAGCAAAACTAGAATTAGGAATGTTGTAA
- a CDS encoding SufE family protein, whose protein sequence is MASIKEIQDEIVDEFSMFEDWMQRYEYMIDLGKSLPMIDNQFKTDDYIIKGCQSKVWVHADMTDGEIAFTADSDAIITKGIIAILIRAFSGQPPQAIIDADTSFIDEIGLKDHLSPTRANGLVSMIKQIKLYAVAYQTQLN, encoded by the coding sequence ATGGCAAGTATAAAAGAAATACAAGATGAAATCGTTGATGAGTTCAGCATGTTTGAAGACTGGATGCAACGTTATGAGTATATGATAGACTTAGGAAAATCACTTCCTATGATTGATAATCAGTTTAAAACTGATGATTATATTATAAAAGGTTGCCAGAGCAAGGTCTGGGTACACGCAGATATGACAGACGGCGAGATTGCCTTTACTGCAGATAGTGATGCGATTATTACAAAAGGAATCATAGCGATACTTATACGTGCTTTTTCTGGACAGCCGCCACAAGCAATTATAGATGCAGACACTTCGTTTATAGATGAGATAGGACTTAAAGATCACCTCTCTCCTACCCGTGCAAATGGACTTGTGAGCATGATCAAACAGATAAAGCTATATGCTGTAGCTTATCAAACACAACTGAATTAG
- a CDS encoding META domain-containing protein, translated as MKHTYYIIALAIGLFLSSCATEKKESEPDVKAPRFSGYYTLTSIEETPITKQGITFNIESQKRRITGFSGCNSYNAAFTLTKDKLDITDPLSTKKACPAEAMDLEKKVFKNLIKVNRYTLKNGTLTLYNEDQVLFNATSTAL; from the coding sequence ATGAAACACACATATTACATAATCGCTTTAGCAATAGGCCTCTTTTTAAGTAGCTGTGCTACCGAAAAAAAGGAAAGTGAACCTGATGTAAAAGCGCCTAGATTTTCTGGATACTACACACTTACGAGTATAGAAGAGACACCTATTACAAAACAAGGAATCACTTTTAATATAGAAAGTCAAAAAAGAAGAATAACTGGTTTTTCTGGATGCAACTCCTATAACGCAGCGTTTACCCTTACTAAGGATAAATTAGATATCACAGATCCGTTATCTACTAAGAAAGCATGTCCTGCAGAAGCTATGGACTTAGAGAAAAAAGTATTTAAAAATCTCATCAAGGTAAATAGGTACACTCTTAAAAACGGAACACTTACTTTATATAATGAAGATCAAGTACTTTTTAACGCAACTTCAACAGCACTATAA
- a CDS encoding GNAT family N-acetyltransferase has product MKRVYPSAYAHFWKDEGSWYLNQIYSKENLKQELSDANSMYYFVYYNDETVGILKLIKNCKYPPLAYEKGFKIHRIYLDPSVQGKSVGRALMSYAQHVAIAQKHSLIWLDAMDKHAQAQRFYKKLGYQKTEKQRLDFPLLHDEHRPMWFMHKMLDSTE; this is encoded by the coding sequence ATGAAAAGGGTGTATCCATCTGCATATGCGCATTTTTGGAAAGATGAAGGCTCATGGTATCTCAATCAGATTTATAGTAAGGAAAACTTAAAACAAGAGCTTAGTGATGCAAATAGTATGTATTACTTTGTGTATTATAACGATGAGACAGTAGGGATTTTAAAGCTTATTAAAAATTGTAAGTATCCTCCACTAGCTTATGAAAAAGGTTTTAAAATACATCGTATTTACCTAGACCCTTCTGTTCAAGGTAAAAGTGTAGGCAGAGCATTAATGAGTTATGCACAGCATGTTGCAATAGCTCAAAAACACAGTCTTATCTGGCTTGATGCGATGGATAAACACGCACAAGCACAACGTTTTTATAAAAAACTAGGATATCAAAAGACAGAAAAACAAAGATTAGATTTCCCATTATTACATGACGAGCATCGTCCCATGTGGTTTATGCATAAAATGCTAGACTCGACAGAATGA
- a CDS encoding aminotransferase class V-fold PLP-dependent enzyme: protein MLDVKKIRKDFPILKREVNGNPLIYFDNAATSQTPQVVIDAIVDYYSNYNANIHRGVHSLSQEATDAYEEARITIQKHFNAAKPYEIILTAGTTHAINLVAHGFASILKEGEEVLVSALEHHSNIVPWQMLCEKTGAILKVIPQTESGELDMDAFAKALSPNLKLVFVNHVSNALGTINPIEHIIEEAHKVGAAVLIDGAQATPHIKPDVQALDADFYVCSAHKICGPTGVGILYGKEEWLTKLPPYQGGGEMIDQVSFEKTTYAGLPHKFEAGTPNICGGIATAAGLDYMNAIGFDNIASYEDELLQYGTEKLLEIEGLKIYGTSAHKTAVISFNVGNIHPYDIGTILDKLGIAVRTGHHCAQPIMEYYKIPGTVRASFSFYNTKEEIDTFVTGLKRAVTMLS, encoded by the coding sequence ATGCTAGACGTTAAGAAAATACGCAAAGATTTCCCTATTCTCAAACGAGAAGTCAATGGGAATCCGCTTATTTATTTTGATAATGCCGCCACTTCACAAACACCACAAGTGGTGATAGATGCTATTGTAGACTACTACTCAAACTATAATGCAAATATCCATCGCGGCGTACACTCACTTTCTCAGGAAGCAACAGATGCTTATGAGGAGGCTCGTATTACAATTCAAAAGCATTTTAACGCTGCAAAACCTTACGAGATTATTCTCACAGCAGGAACTACGCATGCCATTAATCTTGTAGCACATGGTTTTGCCTCCATACTTAAAGAAGGTGAAGAGGTTTTAGTTTCGGCTCTAGAGCATCACAGTAATATTGTACCGTGGCAGATGCTTTGTGAGAAAACTGGAGCCATCCTTAAAGTGATACCTCAGACAGAAAGTGGTGAACTGGATATGGACGCTTTCGCGAAAGCGTTATCTCCTAACTTAAAACTAGTCTTTGTAAACCACGTATCTAACGCATTAGGAACTATAAACCCTATAGAGCACATCATTGAGGAAGCTCATAAAGTAGGTGCTGCAGTTCTTATAGACGGCGCACAAGCTACGCCACACATCAAACCAGATGTACAAGCACTAGACGCCGACTTCTACGTATGTTCTGCTCATAAAATTTGCGGTCCTACTGGTGTGGGTATTCTATACGGAAAAGAAGAATGGCTTACTAAATTACCTCCTTATCAAGGTGGTGGCGAGATGATAGATCAGGTAAGTTTTGAAAAAACCACCTATGCTGGTTTACCTCACAAATTTGAAGCCGGAACGCCTAACATTTGTGGAGGAATTGCAACGGCTGCAGGTCTTGATTATATGAATGCCATAGGTTTTGATAATATCGCTAGCTATGAAGATGAGCTATTACAATACGGAACAGAGAAATTACTTGAAATAGAAGGTCTCAAAATTTATGGTACTTCTGCACACAAAACCGCCGTTATTTCATTTAATGTGGGCAATATTCATCCTTATGACATAGGGACTATACTTGATAAACTAGGTATTGCAGTACGCACAGGTCATCACTGTGCACAACCTATTATGGAGTATTATAAAATACCAGGAACGGTACGCGCTTCTTTTTCATTTTATAATACCAAGGAAGAAATAGACACCTTTGTAACTGGATTAAAACGAGCGGTCACCATGCTCTCGTAA
- the sufD gene encoding Fe-S cluster assembly protein SufD, with protein MSLKDKLVSNHIVLQESIDADSPIYDIRNEAIKTFEAEGFPTKKLENWKYTSLNSILKEDYNIFPSKEAALDFKDVKQYFLNDVDTYKIVFVDGVYSSFLSETTHDGIDVCTMGAALSKPKYKQVIDVYFNKIAKGESMDSLNTAFAKDGAYIYIPKGKVAQKPIQIVHFATGANEAMMLQPRNLIVAEENSEVQIIERHQSLTDKKVLTNVVTEIFADKRALVDYYKIQNDNLSASLVDTTEIEQHKESIVSVHTFSLGGNITRNNLNFYQKGEYMDSILKGITIIEGKQHVDHNTLVHHITPNCESHQDYKGIFADKSVGVFNGKVVVEKEAQKTNAYQSNNNILLDDTATINSKPQLEIFADDVRCSHGCTIGQLDESALFYLQSRGIGEKEGRALLMYAFANTVLSSVKIPQLKERITKLIAKKIGVNIGFEQ; from the coding sequence ATGAGTTTAAAAGATAAATTAGTAAGTAACCATATCGTACTTCAAGAAAGTATTGATGCAGATTCTCCTATATACGACATTCGTAACGAGGCCATCAAGACTTTTGAAGCAGAAGGGTTTCCTACAAAGAAATTAGAAAACTGGAAATACACATCTCTTAACAGCATTCTCAAGGAAGATTATAACATCTTCCCTAGCAAAGAAGCTGCACTAGACTTTAAAGATGTAAAGCAGTATTTTCTTAATGATGTAGATACTTATAAAATCGTTTTTGTAGATGGGGTGTATAGCTCATTTCTTTCAGAAACTACGCATGATGGTATTGATGTATGCACCATGGGTGCAGCACTATCAAAACCAAAGTACAAACAAGTTATAGACGTTTACTTTAATAAGATTGCAAAAGGAGAATCTATGGATTCTCTTAACACTGCATTTGCAAAAGATGGTGCTTATATCTACATCCCAAAAGGGAAAGTAGCACAAAAGCCTATCCAGATTGTACACTTTGCTACAGGAGCAAATGAGGCAATGATGCTACAACCACGCAACCTTATTGTTGCCGAAGAAAATTCTGAAGTACAAATTATAGAGCGCCACCAGAGTCTTACAGACAAGAAAGTGCTTACTAATGTTGTTACAGAAATCTTTGCAGATAAAAGAGCGCTTGTAGATTACTATAAAATTCAGAACGACAACCTAAGCGCTTCCCTTGTAGATACTACAGAGATAGAGCAACACAAAGAAAGTATCGTTTCTGTGCATACTTTTTCTCTAGGTGGAAACATCACTCGTAACAACCTTAACTTTTATCAAAAAGGAGAGTACATGGACTCTATCCTTAAAGGTATTACGATTATAGAAGGAAAGCAACACGTAGATCACAACACACTAGTACACCACATTACTCCTAACTGCGAGAGCCACCAAGATTACAAAGGTATTTTTGCAGACAAATCTGTAGGAGTATTTAATGGAAAAGTAGTTGTTGAGAAAGAAGCTCAAAAAACAAATGCTTACCAGTCTAATAACAATATTTTATTAGATGATACAGCAACTATCAACTCAAAGCCTCAATTAGAGATTTTTGCAGATGACGTACGCTGTTCTCACGGTTGTACCATAGGACAACTAGATGAGAGTGCCCTTTTCTATCTACAATCTCGTGGTATTGGAGAAAAAGAAGGTCGTGCATTATTAATGTATGCTTTTGCAAACACGGTACTATCAAGTGTGAAAATTCCTCAGTTAAAGGAAAGAATCACAAAACTTATTGCTAAGAAAATCGGTGTAAACATCGGCTTCGAGCAGTAA
- the sufC gene encoding Fe-S cluster assembly ATPase SufC, giving the protein MLSVKDLHARIEEKDILKGINLEIKAGEVHAIMGPNGSGKSTLASVIAGKEEYEVSGGDIELEGESILEMDPEERAHEGVFLSFQYPVEIPGVSVTNFIKTAINETRKAKGLENMPASEMLKKIKEKAELLEMDRKFLSRSLNVGFSGGEKKRNEIFQMAMLEPKLAILDETDSGLDIDALRIVANGVNKLKSKDNAVLVITHYQRLLEYIVPDFVHVLMNGKIVRSGGKELALELEEKGYDWLKEEVGA; this is encoded by the coding sequence ATGTTATCAGTTAAAGATTTACACGCACGAATTGAAGAGAAAGATATCCTTAAAGGTATTAATCTTGAGATAAAAGCTGGCGAAGTGCACGCTATCATGGGACCAAACGGTTCTGGAAAAAGTACACTCGCTTCTGTTATTGCAGGAAAAGAAGAGTATGAAGTAAGCGGTGGAGACATCGAACTTGAAGGAGAATCAATACTAGAAATGGATCCAGAAGAAAGAGCTCACGAAGGTGTTTTCTTATCTTTTCAATATCCTGTAGAGATCCCTGGAGTTTCTGTAACTAACTTTATCAAGACTGCGATAAATGAAACTCGCAAAGCAAAAGGCCTAGAAAATATGCCAGCTAGTGAGATGCTTAAAAAAATCAAAGAGAAGGCAGAACTTCTTGAGATGGATCGTAAGTTTCTTTCTAGATCATTAAACGTAGGATTCTCTGGAGGAGAGAAGAAGCGTAATGAGATTTTCCAAATGGCAATGCTAGAGCCTAAACTCGCTATTCTAGACGAGACAGATTCTGGTCTTGACATTGACGCACTACGCATTGTTGCAAATGGTGTAAATAAATTAAAGAGTAAAGATAACGCAGTTCTAGTGATTACTCACTACCAGCGCCTTCTAGAATACATCGTTCCTGATTTTGTACACGTTCTTATGAATGGAAAAATTGTACGTTCTGGAGGAAAAGAGCTTGCTCTTGAACTTGAAGAAAAAGGATACGACTGGTTAAAAGAAGAAGTGGGAGCGTAA
- a CDS encoding N-acyl homoserine lactonase family protein has translation MKNILLIAALAITTISCEEFKKGYEDGKQKAEDQKESAATQELPEVTLYKLDGGTVMANNLNLFAQGDTYKGESKELADAFFVIKHPKGTLLWDTGLPEMLVGQEPYTPEGGAFTITRKDSITTQLKGIGMTPDDIDMIAFSHIHFDHTGAANHFAKATWLVQESEYDFANGEDIKGNSFYAPDSFNKLTNVEKLNGEKDVFGDGTVVIKSMPGHTAGHQILFLRLKDNGPTLLSGDIYHFEQNRKDAIVPQFNYDIPATEQSIKDFEAFAKAENAKVIIQHDAGNFAQTPAILN, from the coding sequence ATGAAAAATATATTATTAATTGCCGCTCTTGCCATCACTACAATTTCTTGTGAAGAATTCAAGAAAGGATATGAAGATGGAAAGCAAAAAGCAGAAGATCAAAAAGAGTCAGCCGCTACACAAGAACTTCCTGAGGTAACTTTATATAAACTAGACGGTGGTACTGTAATGGCAAATAACTTAAACTTATTTGCACAAGGCGACACTTACAAAGGAGAATCAAAAGAGCTTGCAGATGCATTTTTTGTCATCAAGCACCCTAAAGGAACTCTTTTATGGGATACCGGTTTACCTGAAATGCTAGTAGGTCAAGAACCATATACTCCAGAAGGAGGGGCTTTTACCATTACTCGCAAAGACTCTATAACAACACAACTTAAAGGTATCGGGATGACTCCTGATGATATCGATATGATTGCGTTTTCTCACATTCATTTTGATCACACAGGTGCTGCAAATCATTTTGCAAAAGCTACATGGTTGGTTCAAGAATCAGAATATGATTTTGCAAATGGAGAAGACATCAAAGGAAATTCGTTTTATGCGCCAGATAGCTTTAACAAGCTTACAAACGTAGAAAAACTGAATGGAGAGAAGGATGTTTTTGGAGATGGCACGGTGGTAATAAAATCTATGCCAGGACACACAGCAGGACACCAAATATTGTTCTTACGCTTAAAGGATAATGGACCAACGCTATTATCTGGAGATATCTATCATTTTGAGCAAAACCGCAAGGATGCGATTGTACCACAGTTCAACTACGATATCCCAGCAACGGAGCAAAGTATAAAGGATTTTGAAGCTTTCGCGAAAGCGGAAAATGCAAAAGTGATTATCCAGCATGATGCAGGAAACTTTGCACAAACACCAGCGATACTTAATTAA